A stretch of DNA from Bactrocera neohumeralis isolate Rockhampton chromosome 6, APGP_CSIRO_Bneo_wtdbg2-racon-allhic-juicebox.fasta_v2, whole genome shotgun sequence:
CAAAGcggatttcattcataaatttgCGGGTattttgtgtttcttttttatacactcGTAACATCTTGCCacagagtataacagttttattgacataattattttgttttccatttgtaTTATTTGTGGCTTGTGAATAAATAAGTTCGTGCATAAAATGCGAGTGGCAGATGTAGAGTTTCTCGAAAAGTGTTGATCAACGGTTCAAAAATAAAGCAGTTGCCGTAAGAAACGTAGCAGTGAAGCTGGAAGAGATTTTCAATATTAGCCAAATAAAGCCAAAGGTATGATGTCAGAGAAGCAACCGCAGCCTATAGTTGAAAGCAACAATCAACCGACTGAGTAGTCCCAGGCCACCGCATTTAAACAACCCGCCACCAGTGCTGCAGAAACCCGATCCGCCGTATGTATACGTAATGGAAAAGCCAAACAGTGACGCCGGAGAAGCCGAGGAGACCCGACGATCGTCAAAAATCGACAAAAGGTTTCGCAAAAACTGACGACTTAGAAAAGCCAATAGAAAAGGTCAACACCAAAATCATGCCAAAAAGATCAACTGAAGCTGTAACTTATATAGTAAGCCAACAGCTAAGCGCACTTCTACGCTAGCTAGAAAGGGCGAAGCGGCAACCCCGAACTTCTTCGAATCTCAAAAGAACTAATTAAAAGAGAGTGCATCATTAGCCGACTTCAAAGCAAAGGCCACAGTAGAAATTAGAGACCTCGAGTCCCTAATGACAAAATAATAGAAAGTGCTCTTGTAGAATTAGTGCCTGAAAATAAACATCTCTCCACCCAATACCAGACAGAAGAGGGCAATAGACAGTCATATCTGCAatgttaaaaaatgatttttgatgtttcccaaatataaaataaatataaatatctctaACTTCCCACTTGACTGAATAAGAGGCATCTGCTATCCCTTTTCTAAAGTCAAAATCGCTTGATACGAGAAAAGGGTTCTCCCAAGCGGCGGAGCCATTAAATATGCGACACTTTTTCCTCGCGTTCGCTCATTTTAACTTCTGCTCTAGAATTACAGCCGTTGAATACGAAATCCATGTTCAATAGCAATTTCAGGAAGGACTGAGTTCCTATATTAcaatgtgtttttaaaaatcaCTCCAGAAATTAATTATCAGAAATTATTTACCTCACAAGATATTACGaacgaaacataaaaaaaaatcgtatttcaATATATGATATAGTTTATATCCTGATTCTAACCAAGGTGTACAGGTGTGTCACTATCGGAAAAGTGGCTCAACTACTTCCTTATCAGTCGGTGAATAATGAACAAAGCATCATCTGAATCAAAAACCTTGAATTTTCTTACCAGGTTTGTCTTTATAATTCCCAATGCATGTGTAGATTCCCATAGAACTTCATACCAGCACACGAGAGTTTTCATATGCGCATTTGATCAGCCATTCTTCACCCATACCATTATGCTAACCATTTGGTACAGAAAAGCAATTAATGCGACTTCAAATTGCATACTTATAGGATGAGGATTGAGCTATTTCCTACATAACTCTTACCAGTGCCTTTAAAACTGTTCACAGTGATACTCAAAGTATGAAAGCGCTAAATTGCGTTTGCTGCAACCGTTTGGGTCAACAGAAACCAAGGAAGCCTACTTAGAACGTTACGTGCCAAAGGCTTTTTAATGATCAGTGGGACGAGATGAGTTGATTTAGACATGTTCCTCTCTGTCTGTATAttcgcgaactagtccctcagtttttgagatgtcaaactgaaatttttgcAGCACAAGTTAacgttcacatacatatatgatgatACCTGCGAAAACtgtaaaaaacagaaatttcaaGATCGATTATCAAGCTTAGATATGTTATTTTTTGCACGAGAAATCCCCTCGCTTAAGATTCCTCATTAAATTAAATCAGAGAAAGTCGGAAGTCCCGAGATGACCCATGGCAGTTGGGTCGACGTCATTGGAACGAACCCGCCATTTTAGCCAAGGTGTCAGTCCAGGCAGGCAGCATTTCTAAAATGTATAGGGAATGTTTCTACGTCAACAACTTAGGTGATCAATCTACATAAAGgcttatacgttctctgctctAATTCAATTTTATCCCATCTAACTATTTACCTCGATAAACTTTAATTTGTCGAATTCATTCGCGAATTCCCTTGTATTAGCATACAATGTTCCAACGATAGTTAGCTGGAAGTAGACCAATTGTCCATTGTAATATTCCTGTTACTTCCATAAGCCGGTTTGGTAAGCTCTTTGACGAAGTACTCAGCGATTGGTTTTTTTGTGATGTTAGTCCCTTTAAGGATAGTTTCCAGCTCTcaataaatgtaaaaacttcaactaaaaaaacgcttaagaaatcgtcaagaaaatttcctgcggtaaattttcttATACTAGTATGCAGCTCTGAATAAACTAGTAcgagtactaatttttaataatttttttcaataaaatgcgaatttaGCTACGCTGgtttcttgaaggaaaaacaaaataatcgttaaattcatcttaaattagttaaaatcattattatgaagtatagttCATGGTGATACGTGAATACAGAGCCGAAGAGATAAAACGAGCGAAGAGATATTAGTAGCCCTAATCTGTTTGGTTGTTAGTCGAATCGACTGACTTATGGGTAACACAAAGGAAGAATTTCTATCCAAGAGAGTTTTATGGATTTTGGATCAACCCCACAACCTAACTGAACCCTTTAGCCATAATTTGAtagatatttaaataatcaaaaaaatcattataaataaaatcatatatgctaaaacaaaactgaaatatttagTAGGAATTGTAAGCATACAGCAATTTATATTTCCTgtcaaattttaagaatttcgtTTATTAGTAAGAGATGCCAGTTTTCTCTTTAATCCAATTGAGGTAGCTAGTCACACGAATGAAACCAGCTGGAGCGCCAGATTGGCAACCGGCACTCGATACGAACGAAGTAACGCCGACAAGCACACCATCGGATTCCAAAGCCAATGGGCCACCAGAATCACCTTGGCAGGTGGACGTACCGCTAGGGGTAGATACACAGATGGTGTTGGCCGTTACAACTTGTGTGCCATAAGCAGCAGAACAGACCGAATTAGCTATGATCGGGAGACGAGCGTAATTCAAAGATGAAGAAGTCGACGACGCTGAAACAGAAACAAGTTTATACTAACCACAAATAACGATACATGGTTGAATATAGAGACTTACTGTCGGTGGTGCGGCCCCAGCCTGAAGCGATAGCATAGCTGCCAGCGTAGGTAGCGTACGATGAAGAGATCGAAGGCAATTTAATAGCGGATATATCGCTAGTGTAAGTCACAGCAGGGATCTTAATCAATGTAATATCATTGGCAAGAGTTTTGGAGTCATAGCCGGTGTGTTGGTAGATAGAGCTGGAGGTAACAGTGTACTTGACTTTATATGCAGTACGTGTAGTGCTGCCCAAATAAACGATCACCTGAGTAACtctatgaaaataatttaagaaaaaaacttaaagattGAATAATTCATGATAATGTTTAGCTTCGCTTACTGGTCAGAGCAGTGAGCTGCTGTTAAAACCCAAGTTGGGCCGATGAGGGAACCACCGCACCAATAATTTCCTGTGCTGCGAGTTAGCGTCAAACCGGCTTGATGAGGAAATTGTCCAGTCGCAGCAATGTTGCCGTTGGTAATTCGACCGGATAAAACTGGTGATGTTGGCAAATCCTCTATGAAAGCAGGCTTCTCAAAAGCATTGTCCACATCTTCATTGCCAGACGACTGATCGGGAACGATGTAAGCCGAGGCAACAGCCAAGGATAAAACGAGTGCGATGAATACCTTCATTTTTATCGGGGATACGTTGTATGAGCAACTGATGTTACTTGTTGTGAGCAAATCATTTTATAGGCAAAGATAAAGTTGGTCGTTCGTAACCATAAATAATACCATTCAATGATTATATGATAAGCCTATCGCATATAAATCGATTAAAgaatattgtaaatttaaatgataATATAATGGATGCCATTAACTGTATATTTACAAACGTGTACGAGTTTTCGGATTTACCAATTATATAAAAAGAGGTCTTATGGTTATGAACAGATTTATATGATCAATAATAGGGAATCTTTCGTGTCTTTCGTATTTTTTGTGTTAATGTATTACCAGAAAGTCTAATTATAGAGTATTCCCCATAGttaatactattattttttgtgaagataGATAAATTACATTATAATAGACAaatcaattttgtatttttttttttttcattttcaaattgattaaatttctatacttctgattttttttagcaacgttagaaattataaagaatgtCCCATTGCTTGCAATCACAAAAATTCTGATAGTAAAGCATTTAAATAGTGAATACCACCCTTATCttgaaaactaatatttttactactgtgctttttttaagtttcagatgcggttttagttttttgtatttcagctattttttaatttacctaaACTAAAGCGAATGCTGTTACTTTAGTCTCTACTCAGTCATATTTTTTAACTGTTCAACAGAACTAATATTTTCGGGTTCGACTGTAAGATAACAGCAGTGTAGCTGTCTCATTTGACATTTACTTTTCTTGACGTGAACCTGCAATATTTAAGATATGCGTTcagaaattttgttgttaaCTACATAAGTTGAGATAACTATATAAAACTAagattatgtatatataaatcggGTATATAACATACTTTTATTTAGTTCAAAATATTGTGTACGCTTTCGTATTATTTTAAGAATCAGCTGAAAAATAAACGTAACAAGCAGTCTGGCAATCTTTACGCTTGTCTACAGTGCATTCTAAACTGTTGACTGTGTGTCAAAACAGTTTAACgaatttgtttgacatttcaattCGAGTAGTAAACAGAAATATACCTATgagtttttaacaaattatgGAACGTATTCTTTCTGGTAtagcgaaaataaattttcaacaaaattgtgaagatattttggtTGAAAGTCGGTAAGCAAACTGAAATAAATTGCAGCAAGCTTGGTATAAATCGAGGATTTCATTTGCAGTTTGGGTAACATGGCCGATCAATTGCAAGAGATGTCCAGAACCGTAGATACAAACGACGAGTGTAAGAAGAACGATAATACCGCAGAGAGTGATATAGAATCAGATTTGAACAGTTCCGGCGAAACCAACTTATTTGGTGATGATGATGCagatagcagcagcagcactaGCATAGCCGGTGGCAGTCTTTCACAGCGTCGCAATTTGCCGCGTCGTGCTTGCAAAGAAAATAGCTTAAAACTAAAACGACGTTCGATTGTGAAACCAAAACGCCACAGCTCCTCAATGACATGTGATTTTTCTATGCTCCGTCCAGCTGATATACGTAAAATTTACtgcaataaaaaactgaaaagtttCCGACCCACTTGCTTGGAGACAATTTTTGAAGATCCACAGCCTGAACCGCGCCGCGGCAATGATGCTGTTGCAGCCTGCAATAGTGCATTACGTTTAATTGGTTTACGTAAAATACGACGTTCGTTATCCTGTTCAGATGGTTTGAATACCAATAAAGCTTTAATAAAACAGAGACgtgctaaaataaaaaaagcctTTGGACGACGAAGTGCTTGCAAAAAGATATCATTACATGATTTCATCGATCGTTTGAATAAAAGTTTCGGCGACGAAGCCGACGTAGAAGATGCGGATCTGGAGACTGACGACAATAATCCACAGGATGTATCAATGGAGGCAGAAATGTGCGCTGTAGCGGCAGATTCTTCACTGTCTGCAGAAGCGACACCAACAAAGACTGATTTCGCAATGCAATTGGGAACGGATTTAGTTGATGCAAATCAGTATAGCAATCCAAAGGTTGATAGGGAGGCGTTATATCTTGTGTCAAATAATTGTGGAACTCTGTCATATTCTTCAGATACCGCAGATACTAGTTTGAGTACTGCATAAGTGAATCATAATTATTTAGAAGTTATACGTTAGTTAGAAATTAGATATATTATACTACATTTTGAGAGTACCAAGTTTAATTGTGAGTGTTATTGAAATTCACTgccaattttggtttttgtttaaattacatGTTTCATAtccttaatattttaattttgtgaaatttttattctaaaatcataattgaaattcattaaTTATTCACCAACTTTCCTCATTTAAGACTTAAGATATTGATTGTACgtattatttgtgtgtgtttgcataatAATATTGATGATGAATGTTTTAATTTGTGTCTTATTACATTTAATCTATTCGTGCAAGAGCATACGATTTTACAAACGTCAACTACTACTAGCATTAAGACAGTTCGTAACGTAATTTCTTCTaagctatattatataaagaGTTCCGATTActtgaagaatattttaagtgtatttcacaaaaatatcataatttaaatgaattcaTTACAAATATGACTTTGTGCTGAACTTTTCGTTGCAAATTTACAACGTTTCTGCAATTTGTCGCATTTACTGAAGCTCAACAGATATGAAAAGctaactacaaaaacaattccatgaaaataaatcaatttaatacaatttaatttacgCTATGTGGATATTTTATGGTTTTGATATCTCTTATGTAATCAACCGATAGGAAAACGATAGATTTGTGAGAATGGCATGTATAAGTGTAACATTTTGTGATACCAAAAGTGTGTTTATATTTGAATTGATTTATACATAATGCAAAGTCTTTGCGATAACTTCGTTTACAAGGAAATATGTTACTCAATGTTagttgaaacaagaaaaaagtgtgATTTTtatcgaacagtttgtatggcagctaagtatatgctatagtgatacgATCTGAAAATTCATTTGAAGCTTATAGCGTTTGCTTATTTCATGCTACATTTCGGGGAGATATCATTTTAAAAGGAAAagctttctatacaagaacttggttttgttcgatcagtttgtatggcaactataatgaatagtggttcgatttgaacaatttcttcggagaatatACCGTTGTTTTAAACaataattcatgcaaaatttcgtgaagatatcaaaATTCTATGACGGATATaatgcatataaaaaaaaaagggctAAAAGGCGAAATTACCCGTTGGTCCTACAGACTGGCAGCCATAAATCCCGAAAACAATTCAGAGAAACGACAGTGACCcatgcgcagcttcgttctggatactgtagcagattaaactcctacttaaTAAGAATACAACCCGACATATCTaatatatgtcctgcgtgcaatgagtctccgcatgacactggccacctctttgcatgttCCACCAACCCCCCTCCCTTTGGTTCGactccgtcgaaacagcacgtttcttgggccttccGTTACATAACGTCGACTACAACCTGGCTAAACCTTACCATCCCAACGaggattaggtacccgttataacaacaacaaaacattcgCATAGCAAATTTGGCTATTTGGTGCATATTTTGCTTGACTTTTACCAATGTATTATAAACAAACGTTAattaaacaaaactgttatgCTCTTTGTGCAACAAATTGTGGGAGTTAGGAAGTGAAAATTgcttaaaagtttattttcacatatttttatgcgtaaactattccaaattttcggcattaaagagttagtaataaaaattctcacacacacttatgcatattatgcatacataatatacaCATGCTTGGTAAAGTACTTTGCCATAGTTGATAATTCAGGAAACTTGTTAAGTTTTGTAGAAAACCATTGAAATTTAAGCTTTTACATGAAACATACTTATGAATATGCACTTGCCCCAAATTACATTGCTTGGGATTTACCGTTTTGCCTTGACAAGCACTAAATTACTACGCCTTTTTGCCACGAAATGACTTGAATATGGATTGGCattcaaaaatttgaacttaTTGATGCATATTATGATTTCCTGCATGCAAAACATTAgctacatacttacaaacatgtaaaatttgtatatatgaatgcaAGGTAGGTATGCAGGTAGGTTtggttgtatatatgtatgtaggtgggtaagtatgtatgtctgtagtACATTTGTAAACGATATGCAGATACCTTCAAAGACAACAGGAAGCCTAAAGGCATGTAGCGCATTGAGCATTAATGCAATTGTAgtagtaattgttgttgtaaatacatGTGTACATGAAGTACAACACCTGGCAGCCTATTATAAGGCAATAAAGTGCATAGTTGTTGTAAATGAAGAACATATTGGATAgtagaaaaagtattttcgtatttctaatcaaacttcaataattaatgaatttttatgttCATGCGCAGcaattatttcttcaaataatacTTATTGTTGAAATTTACATGTATGCTTGGCGGCAAAAGCCTGCTCGCTGTTGCACTAGTAATCCATTACATTTTTGTCGCGCCGCGCCATAATTACTTAATGCAGACTTGTAGGAATTCGAACTGTGATGTTGGAAAAAGGCAATGAGGCAGCAAATTAAACCAGCAACTTGTTTACTAATAagttattttgtacaaattcaTCTACTAACAATCACACAAACattacattgtatttatttgtggCAATACTGAGGCACCGCAGACCTAGTGACGCAATTTGCAACAACTCAACGAGCGGCTTGACACCAAACTCCAGCGCAGCCACCTTTCAAAGGCATTTCATTCATTCATCAAATGGGAAGCTTACTCTCATTTGATACGTTTGTGGATGTCTGCTGCAGAAATGAGTGTGGTGTGGCATGAAGTTTAGCAAGTGCAACGCGAATGCTCGTAAGAGATTGCTTATGTTTAGGGCTGTTGCAGGCAAGCCGTATCATATTATGATAACTTAATTTATGTACTTGTGAGAAATTTtgtagtttataaaaataactgaCACAGAGCCGACAGTGCTCAGTCGAAATGCGCGTGTGCAATATAACGGTTCGTAGCTGAAACATATAACGGGCGGCTCTAGTTGCGCGATTGTGTAAAAATACAAACCATCATAACCACACACATACTTTCATGCACATCGACGCGCATGCGCACATTTGCAAGTGCAAGTCAAGTGTGGCAAGTGGCAAATAAAGTTTACTAACGCCGTACCTAGCGAAGTTCAAATTCAATTACACGATTTCGGATACTTTTTTATGAAATGCAGTGAAGTAaagcgctacaacaacaaaaagagtgTAATAATAGCCTCACaggcaaaaataaagaaagtcaAACGGTGGTGGCCTTTCGCCTCATAGCGCAAAAAAGTGCTGACAACAACAATCCAAGCATTTAAGTAAACAATAAAAGCGGAAATTGTTAAATAAGTGATGACTTCACACACCAACAAAGTGCCAATGCTTCAAATGCTGCTGCTAACGTGTCTAGTGGAGCGCTACACCGCCACCAGTTGGCGGCAAGTGAAACCAATGTATTTGCTGTCCATGTACGAACCGACCGATGATTATTCTGGTGAGCCGATGGTTTTCAGTTTAGAAGCGGACGCTGACGCAGAAGACGATATGCGGTTGCATCGCACGCCCGCGATGGATCGTATTTTTGGCGGCAGCGTCGCACAACGTCATAGCTTTCCATATCAAGTCggtttgttgttgcagcggccCAAGGGGCTGTACTGGTGTGGTGGAGCATTGATTTCGGATGAATATGTCTTGACTGCGGCACATTGTGTGGATATGTATGTGGACAATCATATACAGTATAGTAATTAGTGCTGAAAGTAATTTGTTATTCTACTTTTCATATTGCCAACGAAGGGCCAAGCGTGCTTTAGTGTTTCTCGGTGCTCATGAGATTAAAAACGCCAACGAAATGGGCCAAGTACGCATTATGGTTAAGCGTAACAGTTTCATCATATATCCATCGTGGAATCCGCGTCGTCTCAAAGATGACATCGCTTTGGTGCGCTTGCCAGTGCCTATCGAATTTAACGGTAAATATTTGTGactaaaaattttcttcttacGGGGTATGATTGCATACAATATTATTCTATATGGGAAAAATCACCTCGAagccaacaataaaaaattcctgATTCTCTCTGTGTATCCATAACCACCGCAAGTTAATCTGAACTAGTGTGTAGTGTGtccagtcctttgtgaagccagatGAAACCGGTCCCCGGGTATGCTTGTTAGAGAAATCAAATCTGCAAAACATTCTTGGATAGCACCAAACTCCTTCAAAAACTTCGGCTCCGGCAGGAATTGTACCTGAACTCTCTCCCTACCGCCTCTCTCATTCATTTCCTATAACCCTCCAGATCTTTAAATTACCCATGAACTGAATTTGTCCCAGATTAGGTGGCTGAAACCTCAGCATGACAGCGGATCACACTTAGACTATTATGTACAATCCTTTGGGAAGCCAAATGAACATGTGTCTTGATCTTTcacaaaattaatgatttattcGCAAGATGAGTACagttattctttatttttatcctATATTCAGCGCCGTAGAGAAAAAACCGGTCCCCGGGTGTGATTGTTGGAGAATTGAAATCTGCAAATAAGAGCTTCGGGTCCGGCAGGTACTTTTACCCTCCCGCCTTACTTCATAATTGCTTAAAACCCTCCAAGTTTTTTAATTCTCCATATCGAAGCCACTTATAGGAGCCGTAACAAGGAACCCACAACTCTACGATCTTCTATTCATCTCATAATGA
This window harbors:
- the LOC126762550 gene encoding protein tantalus — encoded protein: MERILSGIAKINFQQNCEDILVESRLGNMADQLQEMSRTVDTNDECKKNDNTAESDIESDLNSSGETNLFGDDDADSSSSTSIAGGSLSQRRNLPRRACKENSLKLKRRSIVKPKRHSSSMTCDFSMLRPADIRKIYCNKKLKSFRPTCLETIFEDPQPEPRRGNDAVAACNSALRLIGLRKIRRSLSCSDGLNTNKALIKQRRAKIKKAFGRRSACKKISLHDFIDRLNKSFGDEADVEDADLETDDNNPQDVSMEAEMCAVAADSSLSAEATPTKTDFAMQLGTDLVDANQYSNPKVDREALYLVSNNCGTLSYSSDTADTSLSTA
- the LOC126762553 gene encoding serine protease 1-like, which translates into the protein MKVFIALVLSLAVASAYIVPDQSSGNEDVDNAFEKPAFIEDLPTSPVLSGRITNGNIAATGQFPHQAGLTLTRSTGNYWCGGSLIGPTWVLTAAHCSDQVTQVIVYLGSTTRTAYKVKYTVTSSSIYQHTGYDSKTLANDITLIKIPAVTYTSDISAIKLPSISSSYATYAGSYAIASGWGRTTDTSSTSSSLNYARLPIIANSVCSAAYGTQVVTANTICVSTPSGTSTCQGDSGGPLALESDGVLVGVTSFVSSAGCQSGAPAGFIRVTSYLNWIKEKTGISY